In Amaranthus tricolor cultivar Red isolate AtriRed21 chromosome 5, ASM2621246v1, whole genome shotgun sequence, a genomic segment contains:
- the LOC130813220 gene encoding uncharacterized protein LOC130813220 yields MNDEQEEGSSASSTSSSTRLPISTGPENFKYSFSSFPSSSPALLSPGSSNSSTEKLFNSSKTRETAALLRFSLEHSRPTDDSSSDSSCCLMELLQWFIRGCCCCCAWNLNTPSKLH; encoded by the exons atgaatgatgaacaagaagaagGATCATCAGCATCCTCAACATCTTCATCGACTCGACTACCTATAAGCACAGGGCCTGAAAATTTTAAGTATTCGTTCTCTTCATTTCCATCGTCTTCGCCTGCACTTTTGTCACCAGGATCATCCAATTCGTCCACTGAAAAACTCTTCAATTCTTCGAAAACTCGAGAAACAGCTGCTCTGTTAAGGTTCTCCTTGGAACATTCTAGGCCTACAGATGATTCTTCTTCTGATTCTTCGTGCTGTCTTATGGAACT GTTGCAATGGTTTATACGTGGATGTTGTTGTTGCTGTGCTTGGAACCTTAACACGCCATCAAAACTGCACTGA
- the LOC130813707 gene encoding KH domain-containing protein HEN4: MEAQFSHKRHQTHHPSHSNYTPISQQHTKPSITGETQFRILCPAAKVGGVIGKGGAVIQQLREDTGARIRIVDEISPFACYEERVILIVADSKTLNPNDDREEGSAAQFALLKVFERILKVDEERSEEERKHNNGNENENNNNNNNNNNNNNNNNNNNNNNKNNNNNNNNNNNNNNVVCRLLAPIHQVGCVIGRGGKIVEKIRQESGAQIRILPREQIPACASPGEELIQMTGNFQAVKKALLSVSSCLQEHPRADMLQGANSASQTDSFLHRGELITDHHSRSFTTASASENIVHNHWMIPEEDVVFRLLCPGDKFGILTGKGGSIVNAIQKKTGASIKLGDLVAPDADEWIVYISARESMDLKCSPAQDALIRVHSRLAEVRFEPGASVTARLLVHSQHIGCLLGKGGIIITEMRRLTGASIRIFDRENGLNFKTQNDELVQVIGSLQSVQDALYQITSRLREILFPVKRHFSHVSSSPYFSNYQESSSPSFRPRHDQASPGRYQSPAGLPNAYDYRSAGQVHAHPSFSNDLDRIDVANGELDRYHYGGDRGSYGSSFERPPSPNIWHPQAVDYRNSGRFSDVGPGPGSGSTNILANNNESAQMLRMTSVEVVIPQILLPHVYGENKTNLGHITQFSGADVTIHDPKPGATEGHIIISGTPHQLYAAQSLVQAFILCGQAF, encoded by the exons ATGGAAGCTCAATTCTCTCATAAACGCCACCAAACTCATCATCCATCTCACTCTAACTATACACCAATTTCTCAACAACATACTAAACCCTCGATTACCGGCGAAACCCAATTTCGAATCCTTTGTCCTGCAGCTAAAGTCGGTGGAGTAATTGGTAAAGGCGGCGCCGTGATTCAACAACTTCGAGAAGATACTGGAGCACGAATTCGCATTGTCGATGAGATTTCCCCTTTTGCGTGCTACGAAGAACGAGTAATCCTCATTGTTGCCGATTCCAAAACCCTTAACCCTAATGACGATAGAGAAGAGGGATCGGCGGCGCAATTTGCGTTACTGAAGGTGTTTGAGAGGATTTTGAAGGTGGATGAAGAGAGAAGTGAAGAAGAGAGGAAACATAATAATGGAAATGAGAatgagaataacaataacaataacaataataataataataataataataataataataataataataataataaaaataataataataataataataataataataataataataatgtagtTTGTAGATTATTGGCGCCAATCCATCAAGTTGGGTGTGTTATTGGAAGAGGGGGAAAAATTGTGGAGAAAATCAGACAAGAAAGTGGTGCTCAAATTAGGATTTTGCCTAGAGAGCAAATTCCTGCTTGTGCTTCACCTGGGGAGGAACTCATTCAG ATGACAGGAAATTTTCAAGCTGTCAAGAAAGCTCTCTTATCTGTTTCAAGTTGTCTTCAGGAGCACCCTAGAGCTGATATGTTACAAGGAGCTAACAGTGCTAGCCAGACAGATTCTTTTCTTCATAGAGGCGAACTTATCACTGATCATCACTCCAGGAGCTTCACAACAGCTTCAGCTTCTGAAAATATTGTACATAACCATTGGATGATTCCAGAAGAAGATGTTGTTTTTAGATTGCTATGCCCAGGGGATAAATTTGGAATCTTGACAGGAAAAGGTGGTTCTATTGTAAATGCAATTCAAAAGAAAACTGGGGCATCAATCAAGCTTGGTGATCTTGTTGCTCCTGATGCAGATGAGTGGATTGTTTACATATCAGCACGGGAG AGTATGGATCTGAAGTGCTCTCCTGCTCAGGATGCTCTCATTCGTGTGCATAGCAGATTAGCAGAGGTCAGATTTGAACCAGGTGCCTCAGTTACTGCTCGGCTTCTTGTTCATTCACAACATATAGGTTGCTTGTTGGGCAAAGGAGGCATCATTATTACTGAAATGAGAAGACTTACTGGTGCTAGTATTCGAATTTTTGACAGGGAAAATGGCCTGAACTTTAAAACTCAGAATGATGAACTTGTACAG GTCATTGGGAGCTTGCAGTCAGTCCAGGATGCTTTATATCAGATTACTAGTAGGCTTCGAGAAATTTTATTTCCAGTAAAACGCCACTTTTCTCATGTCAGTAGCTCACCTTACTTCTCTAACTATCAGGAGTCATCATCTCCTTCATTTCGGCCGAGGCATGATCAGGCTTCTCCAGGTCGTTATCAATCACCGGCTGGATTGCCTAATGCATATGACTACCGCTCTGCTGGTCAAGTGCACGCACATCCATCATTTTCAAATGATTTGGATAGAATTGATGTAGCTAATGGTGAGCTTGATCGCTATCATTATGGTGGTGATAGAGGTTCATATGGCTCGTCATTTGAACGGCCTCCGTCCCCTAATATATGGCATCCCCAG GCAGTTGACTACAGAAACTCTGGCAGATTTTCTGATGTAGGGCCCGGGCCCGGGTCTGGGTCTACAAATATACTAGCAAATAATAACGAAAG TGCTCAGATGCTGAGAATGACATCGGTTGAAGTTGTAATTCCACAAATTTTGCTACCTCATGTTTACGGAGAAAACAAAACCAATCTTGGTCATATTACACAG TTCTCTGGAGCGGATGTAACTATTCATGATCCGAAGCCTGGGGCTACGGAAGGGCACATCATAATATCAGGAACCCCACATCAGCTATATGCAGCTCAAAGCCTTGTACAAGCGTTCATCCTTTGCGGTCAAGCATTTTGA
- the LOC130812648 gene encoding uncharacterized protein At3g06530 yields the protein MAATSIASQLQALKSLVKADTEVPKRPFTRPSLLFNPKEAADIDIHTIFSIALSGLEVLENIDERFRNHKHDLFSHKSRELDRELMGIEENNRINASISSYLRLLSGHFESPSAFKTLEYLIRRYKIHVYNFEELILCSLPYHDTHAFVRIVQLIDFGNTRWKFLDAVKGSGAPPPREVIVQQCIRDMGVLEVICSYGTPAKKHRPATPVISFCTAVVVEVLGSLATVDSDIVKRILPFLNSGLQSRGLGSSDYKAGTLMIVGLLANRVSLSPKLVHSLVRSVAELAQADAQSSADLQWVQLSIMALINIVQLQFVETLPKKALDVLKEIRDLPEILLQLTTGFNIDRFLTVLLESLIDYSSSDRQCKLAVISILETVTISGLVRGVVFKLLSSCLRLSQNADGSELSESGSWANQILLLLNKTYPDELRSSVHEFLNDKKVRLMGENSVIEALCRMLDGNLRSPVDFTESKIWFGLEHPKAEIRRATLSNLDLSSLFHGGVMSDMFITVRDAVVHCLSDSDLSVVHAAISLDKLSKLLDPASLLEIFQNLLHRCTQILLSAESKDRSLAGEVAVSCLQHVVSFAQDRTDFVERVATMILPFILVFPKSKKLNLKAQELAKELKWPFYRDLIPASSSDVKKEIRKKSGRQWVSAVNMSTVRSLVCVFSEDCNEFMPWLIKCCDESELSKTVFFLVLLQSFMMQNNAFLQFSMMYEACHSCLMAEWKKLELDENALHGLEFSSRNLDTEDLKFLEEFDESNLTQLNARILVFVYWRAIKAYTSAVPTNVDMDDDGKWMSVLRDLYIFFAESNPKHIFQEHRNYLIQHCRVSPIQFLSTFISVPGVSHRVQNESLHSLTLLCSQADEGSAMQHLAGFPLMLIPLSSDVLEVRAAAMNYVEELSNLCSRVKFASKKNGSCDTLNSFIDELLSLVVQQKKLIVSDKDFLPSFMASILSSSYESLLVPQDVGQRLDKFTSEKILSFIIGSAMRLSGYAKMKVLSLLKVLGGSILRIKDVEYLLCELLKRCHSYHFRHDKSREALSTIDVEILCLLIEICCMPTSFDVHIVEDHLLPALCIEGLLPDDVAVVKLFVTFLQNLNGNLYRSLSSEAQLKLFQQLVVLYHDTNIDVHDAIREALLRLDVSSSTVAKLLKTVLEFEGDFMGSSNQKKKSKKHNHTSLFGGRSAFSSLSSLLDVLLLKKDLGSRALLIEPLFQLLEKAFSNKWAHEVTQEVWVPASSGVSQTASSALSYIQQTLLLILEEIIASIPTDTSMDDSEFGKFDVSLLVDCARSASDVATCNHVYSLFATIAKVEPDKVLHHIPAILAVISKSSVNHEDAHSIRVFEGLISTVVPCWLSKMNGAEKLLQIFVHEMAGVAQHRRLSIFLHLLRALGESSSLGSLLVLLFCSLVSKERLSSLHHEKDSSEFMISVIQTEWEYNFAELICEQYTCMIWLPSLVFLLKQLQEGPDSKQCMTLLFSMKFVLGKLQDPEVAFKLQSTEDIETIQGTLSELMEQVLFCWELVDSNKKKTSFPGFLKKELKEIVHAVLTKITNWMLPSAYFKSIIRLLVQPVLGARKKALQVLCKSLKDLDVIRSKKEKGQNMRLRGSWDRLDGADLDSFAALNLEILKLVDNSKSDLNVSLRLAAISALEVLANKFPSDHTVFSKCLSSVVKNVTSADLAVASGCLRTAGALISVLGPRALPELPEIMKYVLQKTRDVSLSSVYADDNDNQTASYDSLLLSVLVTLEALVENLGAFLNPYLGDILEIVVLHHDYVSESNQKLKLKADNVRRLFSEKVPVRLALPALQNVYSKAVKAGDLNLSTIFELLVNFISKMDKLSVKGYHAHIFDLCMLALDLRSQQLASVKNINFVEQHVISALIALTMKMTETMFKPLFIRCVEWVESNSTEDNHTADKNIKRAISFYGLVNKLAENHRSLFVPYFKYLLEGSIGYLTDDDGGKSVHSRKKKKAKLQSSESRMIEASDTMSVESWHLRALVLSALHKCFRYDSGSVKLLDSAKFELLLKPIVLQLAVKPPVYTAEQADIPSVSEVDDILVSCAGQMGVTAGSDLLWKPLNYEVLMQTRSEMVRARILGLRIVKYLVENLREEYLVLLAETIPFLAELLEDVELPVKTLAQEILKELESMSGENLREYF from the exons ATGGCGGCAACCTCCATAGCATCACAACTACAAGCTCTAAAATCGTTAGTAAAAGCTGATACAGAAGTGCCCAAAAGGCCTTTTACGCGACCCTCCCTTTTATTCAATCCTAAAGAGGCTGCTGACATTGACATTCATACCATTTTCAGCATTGCTTTATCTG GTTTGGAAGTGCTAGAAAATATTGATGAGAGGTTCAGAAACCACAAACATGATCTGTTTAGTCACAAAAGCAGAGAATTGGATAGGGAGTTGATGGGGATTGAAGAAAATAATCGTATTAATGCATCCATCAGTTCTTATCTGCGCTTGCTTTCTGGACATTTTGAATCACCTTCTGCATTTAAGACACTGGAGTACTTGATTCGTCGATATAAGATTCATGTTTACAACTTTGAGGAGCTAATCTTGTGTTCGCTGCCTTATCATGATACACACGCTTTTGTTCGGATAGTGCAATTAATTGACTTTGGGAATACTCGCTGGAAGTTCCTTGACGCTGTTAAAGGGTCAGGGGCACCTCCTCCCAGAGAAGTTATTGTCCAGCAATGCATACGTGATATGGGTGTTCTCGAGGTTATCTGTTCTTATGGAACTCCGGCAAAGAAGCATCGGCCTGCTACTCCTGTGATCAGCTTTTGCACAGCAGTTGTGGTTGAGGTTTTGGGCTCGTTGGCGACCGTGGATAGTGATATTGTGAAGAGGATTCTTCCCTTTTTGAATTCTGGTCTGCAGTCTAGGGGTTTAGGGTCTTCAGACTATAAAGCTGGCACTTTGATGATTGTTGGTCTATTAGCAAACAGAGTATCATTGTCTCCCAAGCTAGTCCACAGCTTGGTTCGGTCAGTGGCTGAATTGGCACAGGCAGATGCACAATCATCAGCAGATTTACAGTGGGTTCAGTTATCGATTATGGCTCTAATCAACATTGTGCAGTTGCAGTTTGTTGAGACACTCCCTAAGAAGGCATTAGACGTCTTAAAAGAAATCAGAGATCTCCCCGAGATTCTTTTACAATTGACCACCGGGTTTAATATTGACAGATTTCTAACTGTGCTTTTGGAGTCCCTAATTGACTACAGTAGTTCTGACAGGCAGTGCAAGCTTGCTGTGATATCGATTCTTGAAACTGTTACTATCAGTGGCCTCGTTCGAGGTGTAGTTTTCAAGCTTCTGTCTTCATGTTTACGGTTATCTCAGAATGCTGATGGCTCAGAACTATCTGAGTCAGGAAGCTGGGCTAATCAAATTCTGCTTCTTCTCAATAAAACGTATCCAGATGAATTACGTTCTTCTGTTCATGAATTCTTGAATGACAAAAAAGTGCGACTGATGGGTGAAAATTCTGTTATTGAGGCCTTATGCAGAATGCTAGATGGAAACTTGAGATCACCTGTGGACTTCACAGAGTCGAAAATTTGGTTTGGGCTAGAACATCCAAAGGCGGAAATCAGACGGGCTACACTCTCTAATCTTGATCTGTCCTCCCTTTTTCATGGTGGGGTTATGTCAGATATGTTCATAACTGTCCGGGATGCAGTTGTGCATTGTCTCTCTGACAGTGATCTGAGTGTTGTTCATGCTGCTATATCCCTAGATAAACTGTCAAAGCTCTTAGACCCTGCTAGTTTGTTGGAGATATTTCAGAATTTGCTTCATAGATGTACTCAGATTTTGTTATCGGCTGAATCGAAGGACCGTTCTCTTGCTGGTGAGGTTGCTGTCTCATGTCTGCAGCAtgtggtttcttttgcacaagaCCGAACTGATTTTGTGGAGCGAGTTGCTACAATGATACTCCCTTTCATTCTTGTTTTTCCAAAGTCAAAGAAGCTGAACTTGAAGGCCCAGGAATTGGCCAAAGAACTTAAGTGGCCTTTCTACAGGGATCTAATCCCAGCATCATCATCAGATGTTAAAAAGGAAATTAGAAAGAAATCAGGAAGGCAGTGGGTTTCTGCAGTTAATATGTCAACTGTTCGCAGCTTGGTGTGCGTTTTCTCTGAGGATTGCAATGAATTTATGCCATGGCTTATCAAATGTTGTGATGAATCTGAATTGTCAAAAACAGTATTCTTCTTGGTGCTACTACAGTCATTTATGATGCAAAATAATGCTTTTCTTCAATTTTCTATGATGTATGAAGCTTGCCATTCCTGCCTTATGGCTGAGTGGAAAAAACTCGAGCTTGATGAGAATGCTTTGCATGGTCTAGAGTTTAGTTCTCGGAATCTTGATACAGAAGACTTAAAGTTCCTAGAGGAGTTTGATGAAAGCAATCTTACACAATTGAATGCAAGAATCTTGGTTTTTGTGTATTGGAGGGCAATTAAGGCATATACCTCAGCGGTGCCAACAAATGTTgacatggatgatgatggaaaATGGATGAGCGTGCTGCGTGATCTTTATATCTTCTTCGCTGAATCTAATCCGAAGCACATTTTTCAGGAACACAGAAATTACCTTATTCAACATTGCAGAGTCTCTCCCATCCAATTCCTTTCAACCTTCATTAGCGTCCCAGGTGTTTCTCACCGAGTTCAAAACGAGAGTCTGCATTCATTGACTTTGCTATGTTCTCAAGCAGATGAGGGTTCAGCTATGCAGCATTTGGCTGGATTCCCTTTGATGCTTATTCCATTATCCAGTGATGTCCTGGAAGTCAGGGCTGCAGCTATGAATTATGTTGAAGAGCTTAGTAATCTGTGCTCTCGTGTGAAATTTGCAAGCAAGAAAAATGGGAGTTGTGACACTTTGAACTCTTTTATTGACGAGCTTTTGAGCTTGGTGGTGCAGCAGAAGAAGCTAATTGTGTCAGATAAGGATTTCCTTCCTTCCTTCATGGCATCAATACTTTCATCATCTTATGAGAGCCTTCTTGTGCCTCAGGATGTTGGTCAGAGGTTAGATAAGTTCACTTCTGAGAAGATACTATCTTTCATAATAGGATCAGCTATGAGATTATCTGGATATGCAAAGATGAAAGTTCTCTCCCTTCTGAAAGTGTTGGGTGGTTCCATTCTGCGCATAAAGGACGTGGAGTATCTGTTGTGTGAGCTTTTGAAGCGGTGTCACAGCTACCATTTTAGACATGATAAGTCACGTGAAGCATTGTCGACCATTGACGTGGAGATCCTCTGCCTTCTAATTGAGATCTGTTGCATGCCCACATCATTCGATGTGCATATTGTTGAAGATCATCTATTGCCAGCTCTATGCATTGAGGGTTTATTGCCAGATGATGTGGCTGTTGTTAAGCTATTCGTTACATTTTTACAGAATCTGAACGGAAATCTATATAGGAGTTTGAGTTCTGAGGCACAGCTAAAACTTTTCCAGCAATTAGTTGTTCTTTACCATGACACTAACATTGATGTACATGATGCCATTAGAGAAGCTTTGTTGCGTTTGGATGTTTCTTCTTCAACTGTTGCCAAGCTATTAAAAACTGTCCTCGAATTTGAAGGTGACTTTATGGGTTCCTCAAACCAGAAGAAGAAATCTAAGAAGCATAATCATACTTCGTTGTTTGGAGGTCGAAGTGCATTTAGCTCTCTTAGCTCTCTACTTGATGTACTTCTGTTAAAGAAAGACCTGGGCAGCCGGGCTCTTCTCATAGAGCCTCTTTTTCAGCTTTTGGAGAAGGCCTTCTCAAACAAATGGGCCCATGAAGTTACTCAAGAGGTTTGGGTACCAGCTTCATCAGGCGTCTCTCAAACCGCATCTAGTGCATTGTCTTACATTCAGCAGACACTGTTGCTTATCCTAGAGGAGATAATTGCTTCAATCCCAACTGATACCTCAATGGACGATAGCGAATTTGGTAAATTTGATGTTTCGTTGCTTGTTGATTGTGCCCGATCTGCATCAGATGTTGCCACCTGCAATCATGTGTATTCACTATTTGCTACAATTGCCAAGGTTGAACCTGACAAGGTTTTGCACCATATCCCTGCTATTCTTGCCGTCATCAGTAAGTCATCAGTTAATCATGAGGATGCTCATTCAATACGTGTATTTGAAGGTCTTATTTCTACTGTGGTTCCTTGCTGGTTATCTAAGATGAACGGTGCAGAGAAATTGCTTCAGATTTTCGTCCATGAAATGGCTGGTGTTGCTCAGCATCGAAGGCTGTCAATATTTCTTCACCTATTAAGAGCTCTTGGAGAAAGCAGTAGTCTGGGTTCATTGCTAGTCCTCCTTTTCTGTTCATTGGTTTCAAAAGAGAGACTTTCTTCTCTTCATCATGAGAAAGACTCTTCCGAATTCATGATTTCCGTTATTCAAACAGAATGGGAGTATAATTTTGCAGAACTAATATGTGAACAGTATACTTGTATGATATGGCTCCCATCACTTGTATTTCTGCTCAAGCAATTGCAAGAAGGTCCTGATAGTAAGCAATGTATGACACTGTTGTTTTCTATGAAGTTTGTTCTCGGAAAACTGCAAGATCCTGAAGTTGCCTTCAAGCTTCAGTCTACAGAAGATATTGAAACTATCCAGGGAACACTCTCTGAGCTCATGGAGCAGGTTTTATTTTGTTGGGAACTTGTTgactcaaataaaaagaaaacatcgTTTCCGGGATTTTTGAAGAAAGAGTTGAAAGAGATTGTTCATGCTGTTTTGACGAAGATTACCAATTGGATGCTTCCTTCGGCTTATTTCAAAAGCATCATTAGGTTATTGGTTCAGCCTGTTCTGGGTGCAAGGAAGAAGGCTCTACAAGTCCTTTGTAAATCTTTGAAAGATCTTGATGTTATCAGATCTAAAAAAGAAAAGGGTCAAAATATGCGCCTGAGAGGCTCGTGGGATCGTCTTGATGGAGCTGATTTAGACTCCTTTGCTGCTCTTAATCTGGAAATCTTGAAGTTAGTTGATAATTCTAAGAGTGATCTTAATGTTTCACTCAGGCTGGCAGCAATTTCAGCTTTAGAAGTGTTAGCCAACAAATTTCCTTCTGATCATACAGTATTCAGCAAATGCCTATCTAGTGTGGTGAAGAATGTGACATCTGCTGATCTTGCTGTTGCTTCTGGTTGCCTACGAACAGCTGGTGCATTAATTAGTGTTCTGGGGCCGAGGGCACTGCCCGAGCTTCCTGAAATCATGAAATATGTTCTGCAGAAGACTCGGGATGTGTCTCTATCATCTGTATACGCTGATGATAACGATAACCAGACAGCTTCTTACGATAGCCTTTTGCTGTCTGTTCTCGTCACTTTGGAGGCACTAGTGGAGAATCTTGGTGCTTTTTTGAATCCGTATCTTGGTGATATCCTAGAAATTGTGGTACTTCACCATGATTATGTATCAGAGTCTAATCAAAAACTGAAATTGAAGGCTGATAATGTTAGAAGGCTGTTCAGTGAGAAAGTTCCTGTTAGACTAGCATTACCTGCCTTGCAGAATGTGTATTCAAAGGCTGTTAAGGCAGGGGATTTGAACTTGTCCACTATTTTTGAGTTGCTCGTGAATTTTATTAGTAAAATGGACAAATTATCGGTGAAAGGTTACCATGCACACATTTTTGACCTCTGTATGCTTGCTCTCGATCTTCGTAGTCAACAACTTGCTTCTGTCAAGAATATCAATTTTGTCGAGCAACATGTCATCAGTGCATTAATTGCTTTGACAATGAAGATGACGGAGACTATGTTTAAACCTCTCTTCATTAGGTGTGTTGAATGGGTAGAGTCGAATTCAACCGAAGATAATCATACCGCGGACAAAAATATCAAAAGGGCAATTTCTTTTTATGGATTGGTGAATAAGCTCGCTGAAAATCATCG ATCCCTGTTTGTGCCATATTTTAAATATCTGCTCGAGGGATCTATCGGCTATCTCACTGATGATGATGGTGGTAAGAGCGTCCATTCTAGGAAGAAAAAGAAGGCCAAACTTCAGAGTTCTGAAAGCAGAATGATCGAGGCATCCGATACCATGTCAGTGGAATCATGGCATCTAAGGGCTTTGGTCTTGTCAGCCCTGCATAAATGTTTTCGTTATGATTCTGGGAGTGTTAAACTTCTGGACTCCGCAAAATTCGAACTTCTGTTGAAGCCCATCGTTTTGCAGCTTGCTGTAAAGCCACCAGTTTATACTGCAGAGCAGGCAGACATACCATCTGTGAGTGAAGTAGATGACATATTGGTATCTTGTGCCGGTCAAATGGGAGTAACAGCCGGTTCTGATCTTCTGTGGAAGCCGCTGAACTATGAG GTATTAATGCAAACGCGGAGCGAAATGGTGCGTGCTCGTATTTTAGGCCTGAGAATCGTTAAATACTTGGTTGAGAATTTGAGGGAAGAGTACCTTGTGTTATTGGCGGAAACAATTCCCTTCCTTGCTGAGTTGCTGGAGGATGTCGAGTTACCAGTGAAGACCCTCGCTCAAGAAATACTCAAGGAGCTCGAGTCTATGAGTGGCGAGAACCTTCGGGAATATTTTTAA